A window from Triticum aestivum cultivar Chinese Spring chromosome 6D, IWGSC CS RefSeq v2.1, whole genome shotgun sequence encodes these proteins:
- the LOC123141646 gene encoding growth-regulating factor 10 yields MADEKEADSLQPPSKQPRLSSADSNAGAVTMAVSSPLGLGLGLGLGGDSRGEQQAFQARAAAAAAKSALTFMQQQELEHQVLIYRYFAAGAPVPVNLVLPIWKSIAASSFGPHRFPSLIGLGSLCFDYRSSMEPEPGRCRRTDGKKWRCSRDVLQGHKYCERHVHRGRGRSRKPVEGAPAAPAHSGSSTTAPPRAIGFSPAGILHATHSAAARAT; encoded by the exons ATGGCCGACGAGAAAGAAGCCGACTCGCTGCAGCCGCCGTCCAAGCAGCCCCGCCTCTCCTCCGCCGACTCGAACGCCG GTGCGGTGACGATGGCGGTCTCGTCGCCGCTGGGTCTTGGCCTCGGCCTGGGACTCGGCGGCGATAGCCGCGGCGAGCAGCAGGCCTTCCAAGCACGggcagccgcggcggcggcgaaATCGGCGCTGACGTTCATGCAGCAGCAGGAGCTGGAGCACCAGGTGCTCATCTACCGCTACTTCGCGGCGGGGGCGCCCGTGCCGGTGAACCTCGTGCTGCCCATCTGGAAgagcatcgccgcctcctccttcggccCGCACCGCTTCCCCTCCC TGATTGGGCTTGGGAGCCTGTGCTTCGACTACCGGAGCAGCATGGAGCCGGAGCCCGGGAGGTGCCGCCGCACGGACGGCAAGAAGTGGCGGTGCTCCCGCGACGTGCTGCAGGGGCACAAGTACTGCGAGCGGCACGTCCACCGGGGCCGCGGCCGTTCAAGAAAGCCTGTGGAAGGAGCCCCCGCAGCCCCGGCGCACAGCGGCAGCAGCaccaccgccccgccccgcgccATCGGCTTCTCCCCCGCCGGCATCCTCCACGCCACCCAcagcgccgccgcgcgcgccacctga